In a genomic window of Ochrobactrum sp. Marseille-Q0166:
- a CDS encoding ABC transporter ATP-binding protein, which translates to MTFINTLLSVEGLVVRSKETVLAGPVSFMLKQGETLGIVGESGSGKTLTAMAVAGLLPQSLQAHGQAYLDGAPLALGISGGGRDFRTSQIGVVFQNPTTALNPRLSVGAQLFEALSPAMRRDKAKAANICLQLLEEVGISEPVKKLTAWPHELSGGLAQRVVIAMALARQPKLLIADEPTTALDVTVQAQILDLIARLQKRHGFGVLLITHDMGVIRDRADSVVVMDGGVIVDSGATHVLFKNPTSHAARSLLKASELTFAAASGTHHEAVSEPPLVEVKDLQKTFRNGPRALGGIDISVRAGTTLGIVGESGSGKSTLARIIAGLERADEGHILIDGNALRPRTRSGHVQYVFQDPYSSLDPRISIVETVAEPLLAKGLRKAEAVRVAQGLLEEVGIHPALWHRLPGRLSGGQRQRVGFARAIAPSPKLLIADEPVAALDSTSRERVLALMEDMQRRHGTAQLLISHDLSVIARLCREVVVMRGGEIVERGETRRIFEAPAHPYTRQLLAAIPGRKPLVAPNP; encoded by the coding sequence ATGACATTTATAAATACGCTTCTGTCGGTTGAAGGCCTGGTTGTCAGGTCAAAAGAAACTGTACTCGCCGGTCCGGTATCATTCATGCTGAAACAAGGCGAAACGCTTGGGATTGTTGGTGAATCCGGCTCCGGTAAAACACTCACTGCAATGGCTGTTGCGGGTCTTCTGCCCCAGAGTTTGCAAGCTCATGGTCAGGCTTATCTCGATGGAGCACCACTCGCGCTTGGCATATCTGGTGGTGGCCGTGATTTTAGAACCTCACAGATTGGTGTGGTTTTCCAAAACCCGACAACAGCGCTTAATCCGCGGTTGAGTGTCGGTGCGCAGCTCTTTGAAGCCCTGTCGCCTGCCATGCGCCGCGATAAGGCCAAGGCTGCAAATATCTGCCTGCAACTGTTGGAAGAGGTCGGCATCAGCGAGCCGGTGAAGAAGCTGACCGCATGGCCACATGAACTTTCGGGCGGGCTGGCGCAGCGTGTAGTTATTGCCATGGCTTTGGCGCGACAGCCCAAGCTGCTTATCGCGGATGAGCCAACGACTGCACTCGATGTGACAGTTCAGGCGCAAATTCTTGATCTTATTGCCCGGCTGCAAAAGCGTCATGGGTTCGGTGTTCTGCTGATTACCCACGACATGGGCGTGATCCGGGACCGAGCGGATAGCGTTGTCGTCATGGATGGCGGGGTGATTGTTGATAGTGGCGCTACGCATGTACTTTTTAAAAATCCCACGAGCCACGCTGCACGATCACTTCTTAAGGCGAGTGAACTGACTTTTGCGGCCGCGAGTGGCACACATCATGAGGCTGTTTCAGAGCCTCCACTCGTTGAAGTGAAAGACCTTCAAAAGACATTCCGCAACGGTCCGCGTGCGCTTGGTGGCATTGATATTTCAGTGAGGGCTGGCACGACGCTCGGTATTGTTGGCGAAAGTGGTTCGGGTAAAAGCACACTGGCACGTATTATTGCCGGGCTGGAGCGTGCAGATGAGGGCCATATCCTGATAGATGGGAATGCGCTGCGTCCGCGGACACGCTCAGGTCACGTACAATATGTGTTTCAGGACCCATATTCATCTCTCGATCCACGCATAAGCATAGTGGAAACAGTGGCAGAACCCTTACTCGCCAAAGGGCTTCGCAAAGCTGAGGCCGTGAGAGTTGCGCAAGGCTTGTTGGAAGAAGTCGGCATCCATCCGGCTTTGTGGCATCGTCTTCCGGGGCGTTTATCGGGAGGGCAGCGGCAGCGTGTGGGTTTCGCGCGGGCGATTGCGCCAAGCCCCAAACTTCTAATCGCCGATGAGCCTGTCGCGGCGCTCGACTCTACATCGCGGGAGCGCGTGCTTGCCTTGATGGAAGACATGCAGCGTCGGCATGGCACCGCGCAACTGCTCATTTCGCACGATCTATCGGTCATTGCACGGCTTTGTCGCGAAGTCGTGGTGATGCGTGGCGGTGAAATCGTCGAACGCGGCGAAACCCGCCGGATATTTGAGGCTCCGGCGCACCCTTATACCCGACAGTTGCTTGCGGCCATCCCCGGCAGAAAGCCACTCGTCGCTCCCAATCCCTGA
- a CDS encoding ABC transporter permease, with protein sequence MTITSREQEFWLQADEGLDSGQAQRNVLRKLPRRRRDIRPSFILQRLGATAVSVLGSVSLVFFLIFATGSPATLLAGGQATKEEIAALNASYGFDRPLIEQYAQFLFNSLRGDFPKSLRFDIPAIDVLAPAIPLTFVLVLTALLIGSALGLAAGYLSATSSNRFLREGPLALLTVVQSTPVFVTGILAVLFFSLTLGWLPTGGSGSLRHLVLPALTLSLLIAPPVARLFRTSLKQQQGADHVRTALSKQISLGRVRFKHVAINALVPVIALLGTQTGTLLGGAVLTETVFGWPGVGTVLVSAVGMKDYPVILATIVLIALTVSVCNLLADLFIAVVDPRTAVTK encoded by the coding sequence ATGACCATCACATCGCGCGAACAGGAGTTTTGGCTGCAAGCCGACGAGGGCCTTGATAGCGGGCAGGCTCAGCGGAACGTCCTGCGCAAGCTGCCACGTCGCAGACGCGATATTCGCCCATCGTTTATCCTGCAAAGGCTTGGTGCGACGGCGGTTTCGGTTCTCGGTTCGGTTTCTCTGGTTTTCTTCCTGATTTTCGCAACCGGCAGCCCGGCCACTCTGCTCGCTGGCGGACAAGCGACGAAAGAAGAAATCGCTGCACTGAACGCGAGCTATGGTTTTGACCGCCCTTTGATCGAGCAATATGCGCAGTTCCTGTTTAACAGCCTACGTGGTGATTTTCCAAAATCCCTGCGTTTTGACATACCTGCGATTGATGTTCTGGCGCCCGCCATACCACTGACGTTTGTTCTGGTTTTGACAGCACTTCTGATCGGTTCTGCATTAGGGCTGGCTGCTGGTTATCTGTCGGCCACGTCATCAAACCGGTTTCTTCGTGAAGGCCCGCTGGCACTTTTGACTGTCGTGCAGTCGACGCCTGTTTTTGTGACCGGCATTCTTGCGGTTCTGTTCTTCTCGTTGACGCTTGGATGGCTGCCAACGGGAGGCAGTGGAAGCCTGCGTCATCTCGTTCTACCCGCGTTGACTTTGTCTCTGCTGATCGCTCCGCCCGTAGCGCGGCTGTTTCGCACCAGTCTTAAACAACAGCAGGGCGCCGACCATGTGCGTACTGCTTTATCGAAACAGATTTCGCTGGGTCGTGTGCGTTTCAAGCACGTCGCAATCAATGCACTGGTTCCCGTGATCGCACTTTTGGGGACGCAAACGGGAACCCTGTTGGGCGGAGCTGTTCTCACAGAAACGGTCTTTGGCTGGCCGGGTGTCGGCACCGTTCTGGTTAGCGCCGTTGGTATGAAAGATTACCCGGTTATTTTGGCGACAATTGTGCTGATCGCGCTGACCGTCAGTGTCTGCAATCTGCTGGCCGATCTTTTCATCGCTGTTGTTGATCCACGAACTGCGGTGACAAAATGA
- a CDS encoding ABC transporter substrate-binding protein translates to MIVKRSLHALRLMGASLLLMSATLSASHAQAPADYGKTHELVVALPYALQTLDPAVGGNLRGDLSIIASIYSPLTRLDGEGKLVGVLAKDWKQESDTRWVFDLRDDVVFSNNVPFDAHVVKWNIERILSSEKPSWIVSSMKAVDKVEVLSPHQVAFTLKAPDIEFAKRLAGIFYLEPEWAKSHNPAIEALGTGPYKLLSYNPEGDVRLEANEHYFGKAAPFTKAQFRVVVDAAAKINGLKSGEIDAAAVIAPQDLAQLESNGNLVVGARPSTRVQIIRFNTNIKPLDDARVRQALNYAIDKEAITKALFKGLVSPANSQIITSFHEGYNTDLKPWPYDPEKAKALLAEAGYPDGFDVEMVFGKGTYVGGEQAAQIIAAQLAAVGVRAQLNILPASSHAERAASDKAAGLTWFGYADTASIAAETLTYLGSTHFQTIGPVPAAFDEAVKQAKAALTKDAELASVKRATEVASDEALAVFLWDLPQTYAYSDKVVWDIRRDDWTLPYEIKPAE, encoded by the coding sequence ATGATTGTAAAGCGATCACTCCACGCCTTGAGACTGATGGGAGCAAGCCTGCTTCTCATGTCTGCGACGCTATCGGCGAGCCACGCGCAGGCACCTGCGGACTATGGCAAAACACATGAACTGGTAGTGGCGCTGCCTTATGCCTTGCAGACCCTTGATCCCGCCGTCGGGGGTAATCTGCGTGGCGATCTGAGTATCATTGCCTCGATCTATTCGCCACTGACACGCCTTGATGGTGAAGGCAAACTGGTGGGCGTTCTCGCAAAGGACTGGAAACAGGAATCCGATACGCGTTGGGTGTTCGATCTGCGCGACGATGTGGTTTTTTCCAACAATGTGCCATTTGATGCTCACGTCGTTAAGTGGAATATTGAGCGCATTCTATCGTCCGAAAAGCCTAGCTGGATTGTCTCATCAATGAAGGCGGTCGATAAGGTTGAAGTCCTCTCGCCACATCAGGTTGCCTTTACGCTGAAAGCGCCGGACATCGAGTTTGCCAAGCGACTGGCAGGCATTTTCTATCTGGAACCTGAATGGGCCAAGTCACACAATCCAGCGATTGAGGCTCTTGGCACCGGCCCTTATAAGCTATTGAGCTATAATCCAGAGGGCGACGTTCGCCTTGAAGCCAATGAACATTATTTCGGTAAGGCCGCACCCTTTACCAAGGCGCAGTTCCGCGTTGTGGTCGATGCCGCGGCCAAGATCAATGGCCTGAAATCCGGCGAGATTGATGCCGCAGCCGTTATCGCACCACAGGATCTCGCACAGCTCGAAAGCAATGGCAATCTGGTGGTGGGTGCGCGTCCAAGCACGCGTGTACAGATCATCCGTTTCAACACCAATATCAAGCCGCTTGATGACGCGCGTGTGCGACAGGCTTTGAATTACGCCATTGATAAGGAAGCTATCACCAAGGCGCTCTTCAAGGGATTGGTAAGCCCCGCCAACAGCCAGATCATCACCAGCTTTCATGAGGGCTACAACACAGACCTCAAGCCGTGGCCTTATGATCCCGAAAAGGCCAAAGCGTTGCTTGCGGAAGCAGGCTATCCGGATGGCTTTGATGTCGAGATGGTGTTTGGCAAAGGCACCTATGTCGGTGGAGAGCAGGCAGCGCAGATTATCGCGGCGCAACTGGCAGCGGTTGGTGTCCGTGCGCAGCTCAATATTCTACCTGCCTCGTCCCATGCGGAGCGCGCGGCATCCGACAAAGCCGCTGGCCTGACGTGGTTCGGTTACGCCGATACGGCAAGCATCGCAGCCGAAACACTCACCTATCTCGGCAGCACGCATTTTCAGACGATTGGACCCGTTCCTGCAGCCTTTGACGAAGCGGTAAAACAGGCAAAAGCCGCACTCACCAAGGATGCCGAGCTTGCATCGGTAAAACGTGCGACCGAAGTGGCTTCTGATGAAGCGCTCGCCGTCTTTCTTTGGGATCTGCCGCAAACCTATGCCTACAGCGACAAAGTCGTATGGGACATCCGCCGGGATGACTGGACGCTGCCATACGAAATCAAACCTGCTGAATAA
- a CDS encoding ABC transporter permease, translated as MSEISNSEIVAFSREIPTPRLALRGKIGLLIILLWVVAAIFASFLAPYEPNSSDLMAFLQEPSWNSGHWLGTDDLGRDILSRIFYGARPVLLVASIATLLSALIGSLLGIVAGLSNRLIDQIIARIAEIQLTIPGLVLALLALALFGSRLENLILILALESWPLHFRVARSYTLNARNQGYMEAAWLAGVPLWKSVLRHIVPGLLPLLIATSTISAAFIIMTEAGLSFIGLGIQPPTADWGLMIAQGKSQLGAAWWLSLMPAFALLSLLFGVQLLGDALSSRLSARETGEPA; from the coding sequence ATGAGCGAGATTTCAAATTCTGAAATTGTGGCCTTCTCGCGCGAAATTCCAACACCAAGGCTGGCGTTGAGAGGCAAGATCGGTCTGTTGATCATCCTCCTCTGGGTGGTGGCCGCCATTTTCGCATCGTTCCTTGCACCTTATGAGCCCAACTCCAGTGATCTGATGGCGTTTCTGCAAGAGCCGTCATGGAATAGCGGGCATTGGCTCGGCACCGACGATCTTGGTCGAGACATTTTAAGCCGGATATTTTACGGCGCACGGCCTGTGCTGCTGGTTGCGAGCATTGCAACGCTTCTTTCCGCTTTGATCGGAAGCCTGCTGGGTATCGTTGCAGGTTTGAGCAATCGTCTGATTGATCAGATCATTGCTCGGATCGCTGAAATTCAACTGACAATTCCCGGTCTGGTTTTGGCGCTTCTTGCACTGGCATTGTTTGGTTCAAGGCTGGAGAACCTGATCCTTATTCTGGCGCTTGAAAGCTGGCCTCTGCATTTTCGTGTCGCGCGTTCCTATACGCTGAACGCGCGCAATCAGGGCTATATGGAAGCCGCATGGCTTGCAGGTGTTCCGCTGTGGAAGTCCGTTCTGCGCCATATCGTTCCGGGACTGTTGCCGCTGCTGATTGCAACCTCAACAATAAGCGCTGCCTTCATCATCATGACAGAAGCCGGTCTCAGCTTCATTGGTTTGGGTATTCAGCCGCCAACTGCCGATTGGGGTCTGATGATCGCTCAGGGAAAATCGCAGCTTGGGGCCGCCTGGTGGCTGTCGCTTATGCCTGCTTTCGCTCTCCTCAGCCTTCTCTTTGGTGTGCAGCTTTTGGGCGATGCCCTTTCAAGCAGGCTTTCCGCGCGCGAAACAGGAGAGCCGGCATGA
- a CDS encoding gamma-glutamylcyclotransferase, whose protein sequence is MTLTEAMVSLSIRAEVDRGPEPNRIPMTDQDVEALSKKLHRESGDAPLWVFAYGSLIWKPDFDAVDWRYGRLQGWHRSFCLRLTRWRGTQSQPGLMLALRRGGSCNGIAFRLSDEERLAQIQRMIRREISSISDASSIRWVSVDTPEGPVRALTFWAGPRGERVLDGLPLEVVAHTLARACGHIGSCAEYLYLTVKHLEEKGIRDRNLWKLQELVAAEIATLYKINTSTCASSS, encoded by the coding sequence ATGACGCTGACTGAGGCGATGGTCTCTTTGAGCATTCGAGCGGAAGTGGACCGGGGGCCGGAGCCTAACCGGATTCCTATGACTGATCAGGATGTAGAGGCACTTTCTAAAAAGCTCCATCGTGAAAGCGGTGACGCACCACTATGGGTTTTTGCCTATGGGTCGCTCATATGGAAACCAGATTTCGATGCCGTCGATTGGCGTTATGGCCGGCTGCAAGGCTGGCACAGGTCGTTCTGCCTGCGCCTGACGCGCTGGCGCGGCACGCAAAGTCAGCCCGGTTTAATGCTCGCGTTGCGACGCGGCGGAAGCTGCAACGGCATCGCCTTTCGGTTGTCTGACGAAGAGAGGCTTGCCCAGATTCAACGCATGATCCGCCGGGAAATCAGCTCAATAAGTGATGCCTCCAGTATTCGCTGGGTATCTGTTGATACGCCGGAAGGCCCGGTTCGCGCCCTGACATTTTGGGCGGGTCCGCGTGGAGAGCGGGTTCTCGATGGGCTGCCGCTTGAGGTGGTAGCGCACACTTTGGCAAGGGCATGCGGTCATATCGGCTCTTGTGCTGAATATCTTTATCTGACGGTTAAGCATCTGGAAGAAAAAGGTATCCGTGATCGCAATCTGTGGAAGCTTCAAGAGCTTGTCGCTGCCGAGATCGCAACACTTTATAAAATCAATACAAGCACTTGTGCTTCGTCTAGCTGA